The Microbacterium foliorum genome has a window encoding:
- a CDS encoding ribokinase, whose protein sequence is MLGRIGGPDVGVIVLGSANHDTSVSMPRIPGPGETILATGAASGPGGKGLNQAVAAARSGASTTFVGAVGDDEAGERLRGVLIEEGVRAGLSVSERPTGTAFVMVADDGENAIVVVAGANGDGAAITAEAASALASAGSGDLVLAQLEVPLDAVLSAFRSAKERGATTVLNAAPSRPLSDDQLALVDVLIVNQHECLDLAGAPVEGVGGAAVADAARLLAARVGTVVVTLGSEGALVLSAGEATRIPAFPVTAVDTTAAGDTFCGALVSRLAAGDPLAAAVPFASAAAALCVQRSGAAASAPRLDEIMELLESRAWSA, encoded by the coding sequence GTGCTCGGGAGGATCGGGGGTCCCGACGTGGGAGTGATCGTGCTCGGCAGCGCCAACCACGACACCTCGGTGTCGATGCCGCGGATCCCCGGCCCGGGCGAGACGATCCTCGCCACCGGGGCGGCGAGCGGCCCCGGTGGCAAGGGGTTGAACCAGGCGGTCGCCGCTGCCCGTTCTGGAGCCTCGACCACGTTCGTCGGAGCCGTGGGCGACGACGAGGCCGGTGAGCGACTCCGCGGAGTGCTCATCGAAGAGGGGGTGCGCGCGGGACTCAGCGTCTCCGAGCGACCCACGGGCACGGCGTTCGTCATGGTCGCCGACGACGGCGAGAACGCGATCGTCGTCGTCGCCGGGGCCAACGGCGACGGCGCCGCGATCACCGCGGAGGCGGCATCCGCTCTCGCGTCGGCGGGCTCGGGCGACCTCGTCCTCGCGCAACTGGAGGTGCCGCTCGACGCCGTGTTGTCGGCGTTCCGCTCGGCGAAGGAGCGCGGGGCGACGACCGTTCTCAACGCCGCACCCAGCAGGCCGCTCTCGGACGATCAGCTGGCTCTCGTGGATGTGCTGATCGTGAACCAGCACGAGTGCCTCGACCTCGCGGGGGCACCGGTCGAGGGGGTCGGGGGTGCCGCTGTCGCCGATGCCGCGCGCCTCCTCGCCGCACGCGTCGGGACCGTCGTCGTGACGCTCGGCTCCGAGGGCGCGCTCGTCCTCTCCGCGGGCGAGGCGACGCGGATCCCCGCGTTCCCGGTCACTGCCGTCGACACGACCGCCGCGGGCGACACGTTCTGCGGGGCACTGGTCTCCCGCCTCGCGGCAGGAGACCCCCTCGCGGCGGCCGTGCCGTTCGCCTCGGCGGCCGCGGCCCTGTGCGTGCAGCGGTCGGGGGCCGCGGCATCCGCTCCCCGCCTCGACGAGATCATGGAACTGCTCGAGAGCCGCGCCTGGAGCGCCTGA
- a CDS encoding ADP-ribosylglycohydrolase family protein, with amino-acid sequence MTTPLIDLFTRGIVAGESASSMNADFRVYALPPKRVNRVRILAKLGDEDRTTTVPRPFTHAAPPTTLHPGAGENVEWFAFSARQHARGLDLTEWRHLAEIEEDPASGFRARIGTKLALQNLRHGAVPPQSGHDNAHYFDDIATVRALAAVAVHRGNGAVDAAEADAAITHSLDGVWCARASAVLFESLLDGATAADAVALAVDELPEDTWSRSMAETSLRVAAEANGPLDRARRLSTEVGDWVYSYPIAAPETFGFLLAHVATATDADDLLLGALAQPRNAASLPALAGAAAAVLFGEEWIPAGLDADGIRLTGLGIPDLAGLTVREAIAR; translated from the coding sequence ATGACCACCCCCCTGATCGACCTGTTCACCCGGGGCATCGTCGCCGGGGAGTCGGCGTCCTCCATGAACGCGGACTTCCGCGTCTACGCCCTTCCCCCCAAGCGCGTGAACCGCGTGCGGATCCTGGCGAAGCTGGGCGACGAGGACCGCACCACCACCGTGCCCCGCCCCTTCACCCACGCCGCCCCTCCGACCACGCTGCACCCCGGCGCGGGTGAGAACGTCGAGTGGTTCGCGTTCTCCGCCCGTCAGCACGCCAGGGGTCTCGACCTCACCGAGTGGCGGCATCTCGCCGAGATCGAGGAGGACCCCGCCTCAGGGTTCCGCGCCCGCATCGGCACGAAGCTCGCGCTGCAGAACCTCCGCCACGGAGCCGTTCCTCCGCAGTCCGGGCACGACAACGCGCACTACTTCGACGACATCGCCACCGTGCGCGCGCTCGCCGCGGTCGCCGTGCACCGCGGGAACGGTGCGGTCGACGCGGCGGAGGCGGATGCCGCCATCACGCACTCGCTCGACGGCGTCTGGTGCGCTCGCGCCTCCGCCGTCCTGTTCGAGTCGCTGCTCGACGGGGCCACGGCAGCGGATGCCGTAGCCCTCGCGGTCGACGAGCTGCCCGAGGACACCTGGAGCCGGAGCATGGCCGAGACATCGCTGCGCGTCGCGGCGGAGGCGAACGGTCCTCTCGATCGGGCGCGACGCCTGAGTACGGAGGTCGGTGATTGGGTCTACAGCTACCCGATCGCGGCGCCCGAGACCTTCGGCTTCCTGCTCGCTCACGTCGCGACCGCGACAGATGCCGACGACCTCTTGCTCGGCGCGCTCGCACAGCCGCGCAACGCCGCATCGCTCCCAGCACTGGCGGGAGCGGCGGCGGCCGTGCTGTTCGGCGAGGAGTGGATCCCCGCGGGGCTCGATGCCGACGGCATCCGGCTCACGGGTCTGGGGATCCCGGACCTGGCTGGGCTCACCGTCAGGGAGGCCATCGCACGATGA
- a CDS encoding ADP-ribosylglycohydrolase family protein, with translation MTPPTPTLQDRARGSLAGLAIGDAIGRPVEGFSAAEIQAAHGRVTGYLDPEPAGSDDTEYALLTAKTVQRVGVNATADDFAQTWIEDVLPQADDFKGGGFSEMAAIDNLRRGIRPPLSGDTMHGWSDGLAMRVSPLGIVADGDVELARRLAEADGAVSHTTEGIWAGVVVAVAVTSALTGADAAACYDAGLAAIPADSWTARNLRDARDLVRSGLDDDALALALHDRLAVADYFWADLAPEAVGLAMASVLHAEGRAADSILFAVNMGRDADTTAAIAGCIGGAISGIGDLPEEWVSGLRPVVGSCIRSMAGIHPLDAADTLTRIVEEARA, from the coding sequence ATGACCCCTCCCACGCCCACCCTGCAGGACCGCGCGCGCGGTTCGCTCGCCGGGCTCGCCATCGGCGATGCGATCGGGCGACCGGTCGAAGGCTTCTCCGCCGCGGAGATCCAGGCCGCCCACGGACGCGTGACCGGCTACCTCGATCCGGAACCGGCCGGCAGCGACGACACCGAATACGCCCTGCTGACCGCGAAGACCGTGCAGCGTGTCGGCGTGAACGCCACCGCCGACGACTTCGCGCAGACCTGGATCGAGGACGTGCTCCCGCAGGCAGACGACTTCAAGGGCGGTGGGTTCAGCGAGATGGCCGCGATCGACAATCTGCGTCGCGGCATCCGCCCGCCCCTGAGCGGCGACACCATGCACGGCTGGAGCGACGGACTCGCGATGCGGGTCAGCCCGCTCGGCATCGTCGCCGACGGCGATGTCGAACTCGCCCGCCGCCTGGCTGAGGCCGACGGTGCAGTGAGCCACACGACCGAAGGCATCTGGGCCGGAGTGGTCGTCGCGGTCGCCGTGACTAGCGCTCTCACCGGAGCGGATGCTGCCGCCTGCTACGACGCCGGGCTCGCCGCGATCCCCGCGGACAGCTGGACGGCCCGCAACCTGCGCGATGCGCGCGACCTGGTCCGCTCCGGACTCGACGACGACGCGCTCGCGCTCGCGCTCCACGACCGTCTCGCCGTCGCCGACTACTTCTGGGCCGACCTCGCGCCCGAAGCCGTCGGCCTCGCGATGGCCTCGGTGCTGCACGCCGAAGGGCGCGCAGCCGACAGCATCCTGTTCGCGGTCAACATGGGACGCGACGCCGATACGACCGCTGCGATCGCCGGCTGCATCGGAGGCGCGATCTCCGGCATCGGCGATCTGCCCGAGGAGTGGGTGTCAGGGCTGCGGCCCGTCGTCGGTTCGTGCATCCGGTCGATGGCCGGAATCCACCCCCTGGACGCCGCCGACACCCTGACCCGCATCGTCGAGGAGGCGCGCGCATGA
- a CDS encoding ADP-ribosylglycohydrolase family protein, translating into MRLTWAQPEDLLPHELVQAHAEGKDVEAIAARWTAAGGALDPVRGGATATAASDDLRTLARALLIELDAVAAEEPELATWGEVLAVLTGVPARIAMPDDAVLRARIHGAWAGRSAGCLWGKPVEKIPRAGIEEILRATGRWPLTDYFTARGLPDDVARRWPWNRRSAVNSLVENIAGMPEDDDLNYPLLNLRVLESAGRGFTTDDVAQAWLADLPAGRTFTAERIAYRNLLDGYRPDEAARVRNPFREWIGALIRTDVYGWINPGDITEAARMAWTDARLSHTRNGLWGAMWAAALTSASLVAASVDEVLDLAATAVPAGSDLEEAIAFGTALGRGDLDDSAAIDALHDAYGHLHWVHTINNAALIAFALARSGGDFTRGVPLAVITGWDTDSAGATVGSVLGGLAGVDGLPARFIDPLQNRIATSLPGLDGVEIDDLARRTLALVPAHSAHSQRQGQS; encoded by the coding sequence GCTGCCGCACGAGCTGGTGCAGGCGCACGCCGAAGGCAAGGACGTCGAGGCGATCGCCGCCCGCTGGACGGCTGCGGGCGGCGCACTCGACCCCGTGCGCGGCGGGGCGACGGCGACCGCGGCATCCGACGACCTCCGGACGCTGGCCCGCGCGCTGCTGATCGAACTCGACGCAGTTGCCGCCGAGGAGCCCGAGCTGGCGACGTGGGGCGAGGTGCTGGCCGTGCTCACCGGCGTGCCCGCACGGATCGCGATGCCGGATGACGCCGTGCTGCGGGCCCGCATCCACGGCGCGTGGGCCGGACGGTCGGCCGGCTGCCTGTGGGGCAAGCCCGTCGAGAAGATCCCGAGGGCGGGGATCGAGGAGATCCTGCGGGCGACGGGTCGCTGGCCGCTCACGGACTACTTCACCGCCCGCGGGCTGCCCGACGACGTCGCGCGGCGCTGGCCGTGGAACCGTCGCTCGGCGGTCAACTCCCTGGTCGAGAACATCGCCGGGATGCCCGAGGACGACGATCTCAACTACCCGCTCCTGAACCTGCGGGTGCTCGAATCCGCGGGCCGCGGGTTCACGACCGACGACGTCGCGCAGGCGTGGTTGGCTGACCTGCCAGCGGGACGCACCTTCACCGCCGAGCGGATCGCGTACCGCAACCTCCTCGACGGCTATCGCCCGGATGAGGCGGCTCGCGTGCGCAACCCGTTCCGCGAGTGGATCGGCGCCCTCATCCGCACCGACGTGTATGGCTGGATCAACCCCGGTGACATCACCGAGGCCGCCCGCATGGCCTGGACGGATGCCCGCCTCAGCCACACCCGCAACGGACTGTGGGGAGCGATGTGGGCGGCGGCGCTGACCTCGGCCTCGCTGGTCGCGGCATCCGTCGACGAGGTGCTCGATCTCGCAGCGACCGCCGTTCCCGCCGGGAGCGACCTGGAGGAGGCCATCGCCTTCGGTACCGCGCTCGGGCGGGGCGACCTCGACGACTCCGCAGCGATCGACGCGCTGCACGACGCCTACGGACACCTGCACTGGGTGCACACGATCAACAATGCTGCGCTCATCGCGTTCGCGCTGGCACGCAGCGGCGGAGATTTCACACGCGGCGTGCCGCTGGCGGTGATCACGGGGTGGGACACCGACTCGGCGGGAGCCACGGTCGGGTCGGTGCTCGGCGGGCTCGCCGGCGTCGACGGTCTGCCTGCCCGCTTCATCGATCCTCTGCAGAACCGCATCGCGACGAGCCTTCCCGGGCTCGACGGGGTCGAGATCGACGACCTCGCCCGCCGCACCCTCGCGCTGGTCCCCGCCCACTCCGCTCATTCCCAGAGACAAGGACAGTCATGA